One segment of Luteolibacter arcticus DNA contains the following:
- a CDS encoding HAD domain-containing protein, whose translation MHPPVLFLDIDGVLIAFPEGEPTAPQFTPQCVEALKVVIAAVPRLQIVFSTTWRLGEHVNRLHSEWLAHRLPIAITRDGTPDTREDPSVPRIHRRGREIEAWLAAHPGVSRWAVIDDDRLAIEPILSATRCVFTDPARGMDTGHAERLIAILC comes from the coding sequence ATGCATCCACCCGTTCTCTTCCTCGATATCGATGGCGTGCTCATCGCCTTTCCCGAAGGAGAGCCGACCGCTCCTCAGTTCACGCCGCAGTGCGTCGAGGCGCTGAAGGTCGTGATCGCCGCAGTGCCCCGCCTGCAGATCGTCTTCAGCACCACCTGGCGCTTGGGTGAGCACGTGAACCGGCTTCATTCGGAATGGCTGGCGCATCGGCTTCCGATTGCCATTACTCGCGACGGCACGCCCGACACCAGGGAAGATCCATCGGTGCCCCGGATCCATCGACGCGGCCGAGAGATCGAAGCTTGGTTGGCTGCTCATCCTGGTGTCAGCCGATGGGCCGTGATCGACGACGATCGACTGGCCATCGAGCCTATCCTCTCCGCAACGAGATGCGTTTTCACGGATCCGGCCCGCGGCATGGATACCGGACATGCCGAGCGGCTCATCGCCATCCTCTGCTAG